A DNA window from Vidua macroura isolate BioBank_ID:100142 chromosome 28, ASM2450914v1, whole genome shotgun sequence contains the following coding sequences:
- the SFTPC gene encoding pulmonary surfactant-associated protein C, translated as MDDSSKEALMEEAPPRYTESPRLPCIPHELKALLLMVALVLVALVVVNVTFLLLGLHLSESHAETVLRMTIHGLDGDGTPQKLAMSKKERSGTFAVRDGLNASATVVYDYSKLLVGYRSWRQRACYITRVDKDNFPGLDAVTETFQRRQDEDAGDKAVPLADRSILGTTINILCSTVPVFWEEEEEEEAAMESSMKQVVLEEEDPGNGCCCPGCCLPCATCCAKCCTRCSLCCAKCCTRCSLCCAKCCCLPKCCKCPKCPTCPKCPGCGSCSGCLKKSLCFVPRLLCYLPRKLLSCGRLRCLLIVVVVLVLLAVIIAGALLMWLSVDQRHADTVLRGELWAGPAWEEDAVTFYLDSGDGNAATVIYDYKNLLVSYRARLHRACYVTRVDKDNIPGLDTVVETFQRRQAEDKISVPLADRSLLGTTAGILCSLLPVYWA; from the exons ATGGACGACAGCTCCAAAGAGGCGCTGATGGAGGAGGCACCTCCG AGGTACACGGAGTCCCCGCGCCTGCCCTGCATCCCCCACGAGCTCAAGGCCCTCTTGCTGATGGTGGCCCTCGTGCTGGTGGCCCTCGTGGTGGTCAACGTCACCTTcctcctgctggggctgcacctcAGCGAGTCACACGCCGAGACG GTGTTGCGAATGACCATCCACGGGCTGGATGGCGACGGGACCCCCCAGAAGCTCGCCATGAGCAAGAAGGAGCGGAGCGGGACGTTCGCGGTGCGGGACGGGCTCAACGCCTCGGCCACGGTGGTGTACGACTACAGCAAG CTGCTGGTCGGCTACAGGTCCTGGCGTCAGCGCGCCTGCTACATCACCCGCGTGGACAAGGACAACTTCCCGGGGCTGGACGCTGTCACCGAGACCTTCCAGCGCCGGCAG GATGAGGACGCTGGGGACAAGGCCGTGCCCCTGGCTGACCGCTCCATCCTGGGCACCACCATCAACATCCTCTGCAGCACCGTCCCCGTGTTCTGG gaggaggaggaggaggaagaggcagcCATGGAGAGCAGCATGAAGCAGGTGGTGCTTGAAGAGGAG GACCCGGGGAacggctgctgctgcccaggctgctgcttgCCCTGCGCCACGTGCTGCGCCAAATGCTGCACCAGATGCAGCTTGTGCTGCGCCAAATGCTGCACCAGATGCAGCTTGTGCTGCGCcaaatgctgctgcctgcccaagTGCTGCAAGTGCCCCAAGTGCCCCACGTGCCCCAAGTGTCCTGGCTGCGGCAGCTGCTCCGGCTGCCTCAAGAAGTCCCTGTGCTTCGTCCCGCGGCTGCTCTGCTACCTGCCTCGCAAGCTCCTGAGCTGCGGCCGCCTCCGCTGCCTGCTCATCGTGGTGGTCGTGCTGGTCCTGCTGGCGGTCATCATCGCCGGCGCCCTGCTGATGTGGCTGAGCGTTGACCAGCGCCACGCCGACACC GTCCTGCGGGGCGAGCTGTGGGCTGGACCGGCCTGGGAAGAGGACGCGGTCACTTTCTACCTGGACAGCGGGGACGGGAACGCGGCCACGGTCATCTATGATTACAAGAAT CTGCTGGTGAGCTACAGGGCCCGGCTGCACCGCGCCTGCTACGTGACCCGCGTGGACAAGGACAACATCCCGGGGCTGGACACCGTGGTTGAGACCTTCCAGCGCCGGCAG GCTGAGGACAAGATCTCCGTGCCCCTGGCTGACCGCTCCCTCCTGGGCACCACGGCGGGCATCCTGTGCAGCCTCCTCCCTGTTTACTGGGCTTAG
- the LGI3 gene encoding leucine-rich repeat LGI family member 3 yields MELRRGGRMPRDQLPARLLLLLLAVAWLWQPAEGRRPPRPPPCPPSCSCTRDTAFCVDSKAVPKNLPPEIISLTMVNAAFTEIREAAFAHIPSLQFLLLNSNKFTLIGDNAFAGLSHLQYLFIENNDIQALSKATFRGLKSLTHLSLANNNLQTLPRDLFKPLDILSDLDLRGNTLACDCKIKWLVEWLESTNTTVPAVFCSSPGQFEGQRIRDLALGDFQCITTDFVMHQVLPFQAVSAEPFTYASDLYVALAQPSASSCSILKWDYVERKLRDFDRIPAHSAVHCKPIVAQEQLYVVVAQLFGGSYIYRWDTAVDKFIKIQDIDSQKIRKPNDIEAFQIEGDWYFVIADSSKAGSTSLYRLNQNGFYSHQALHAWHRDTDVEYVENDGKPRLIISSSSQAPVIYQWSRAQKQFVPQGEVGEMLDVQMVKHFRAKRDQFLCLSRYIGDSKVVRWEGQRFVEVQTLPSRGSMVMQPFAVGQRQYLALGSDFSFTHVYLWEEEKQKFAKFQELSVQAPRAFRAVPAADVQLLLAPSFKANTLVYRHVVVDLSL; encoded by the exons ATGGAGCTGCGGCGCGGCGGGAGGATGCCGAGGGACCAGCTCCCCGctcgcctcctcctcctcctcctcgccgtGGCCTGGCTCTGGCAGCCGGCGGAGGGGCGGCGGCCCCCCCGGCCTCCCCCTTGCCCCCcgagctgctcctgcacccGGGACACGGCTTTTTGCGTGGACTCCAAGGCCGTGCCCAAAAACCTGCCCCCCGAGATCATCTCGCT GACCATGGTGAACGCGGCCTTCACGGAGATCCGCGAGGCGGCTTTCGCCCACATCCCCTCCCTGCAGTTCCT CCTCCTCAACTCCAACAAGTTCACACTGATCGGGGACAACGCCTTCGCTGGGCTCTCGCACCTGCAGTACCT GTTCATTGAGAACAACGACATCCAGGCCCTTTCAAAGGCCACGTTCCGCGGGCTCAAGTCCCTGACGCACCT GTCCTTGGCCAACAACAACCTGCAGACGCTGCCACGGGACCTCTTCAAGCCTCTGGACATCCTGAGTGACCT GGACCTCCGTGGCAACACGCTGGCCTGTGACTGCAAGATCAAGTGGCTGGTGGAGTGGCTGGAGAGCACCAACACCACGGTGCCCGCCGTGTTCTGCAGCAGCCCCGGGCAGTTCGAGGGACAGCGGATCCGGGACCTGGCGCTCGGTGACTTCCAGTGCATCACCACGG atTTCGTGATGCACCAGGTCCTGCCCTTCCAGGCGGTGTCGGCCGAGCCCTTCACCTACGCCAGCGACCTGTAcgtggccctggcacagccgagcgccagcagctgctccatcctcaaGTGGGACTACGTGGAGCGCAAACTGCGCGACTTCGACCGCATCCCCG CTCACTCGGCGGTGCACTGCAAGCCCATCGTGGCGCAGGAGCAGCTCTACGTGGTGGTGGCGCAGCTCTTTGGTGGCTCCTACATCTACCGCTGGGACACGGCCGTGGACAAGTTCATCAAGATCCAGGACATCGACAGCCAGAAGATCCGCAAGCCCAACGACATCGAGGCCTTCCAGATCGAGGGCGACTGGTACTTCGTCATCGCCGACAGCTCCAAGGCGGGCTCCACCAGCCTCTACCGCCTCAACCAGAACGGGTTTTACTCCCACCAAGCCCTCCACGCCTGGCACCGCGACACCGACGTGGAATACGTGGAGAACGACGGCAAACCGCGGCTGAtcatctccagcagctcccaggcccCCGTCATCTACCAGTGGAGCCGGGCGCAGAAGCAATTCGTGCCGCAGGGCGAGGTGGGCGAGATGCTGGACGTGCAGATGGTCAAGCACTTCAGGGCCAAGCGGGACCAGTTCCTCTGCCTCAGCCGCTACATCGGCGACTCCAAGGTGGTGCGGTGGGAAGGGCAGCGCTTCGTGGAGGTGCAGACGCTGCCGTCGCGCGGCTCCATGGTGATGCAGCCCTTCGCCGTGGGGCAGCGGCAGTACCTGGCGCTGGGCAGCGACTTCTCCTTCACCCACGTGTACctgtgggaagaggagaagcagaagtTCGCCAAGTTCCAGGAGCTGTCGGTGCAGGCGCCGCGGGCGTTCCGGGCGGTGCCGGCGGCCGacgtgcagctgctgctggcgcCCAGCTTCAAGGCCAACACGCTGGTGTACCGGCACGTGGTGGTGGACCTCAGCCTGTAG